The Plectropomus leopardus isolate mb chromosome 14, YSFRI_Pleo_2.0, whole genome shotgun sequence DNA window TTGCAGCTGGAATagatctgttttcttttgaagaTTTTTCACCGGAGAGGTGAGACTTTCTTCTTCACTGGGAGGATGTTCAGCAGCTACTGCTgttaaaaacaagatgaaacaaTCTCAAAAACCATAGTGTATTCACTACAGGCAGGAATAATTATttaagaaaagagactaaatcAGATTGAATGCAAAATGAGGGAAAGTAAAAATCTATAAAGGGAGAATATGGTTGTGTGTGCTTTACTTCATTTTTACTACTTACTGTCCAACTGCTTAAATTTGGCGAGCATGTCCTCCAGCTGGACAAGAGCAGCCTTCATCTTCTTTGCTTTGGCAGACTGCAGAATCTCCACACACTTCTGTAGCAGAGTGATCAGCTCGTCTTTGGCCAGCATCCTGCAGGGGGAAGCACAGGAGCTTTACAATTGATTGGTACATTGGCACCCCAAGGGGTCTAACTTCAGAGTGGGgtgtttttgcacaaacatctcGTTTCTTCTTAATAAACAGCCAGTGACAAACAACAGCACTGCTTTACTGTATATGAATGGATATTTGGCCACCAGGAGGAGCAAAAATCATCCAAATATCCTTGAATATGttgccatctagtggtggaAGATGTAAATAAGGTTGTCTGGAGGGGAAGAAGTACCGTGTATTACTACAAACAAGACATGTTTCAGACAACACATCAAAGCTGGAGGACTTTAAGAGGGTCTTCTAACAATGGGCACAAATTGAATAAACAGCCTTAAGtgattattaattatttgttgATCCCGCttgttgacagtttttttaaaaagtgattgaCTGTCTTTATTTTCGTGTGCCAAACCCCCATGGCTTAACAAGACCCCAGAAGTACAGTTGCAGTGGTTATTGCAAAATTACACGTTATTTGACAGCTTAGTCTTAAAGGAAATATTTTGCCTTCTCTCCCAAGCTTGGCAAATAAAGTCTGCTATAAAAAGGTTTCCTTCCTGGATCACAACTCAAGTTCTTTTAATAGTCATTCAGCCAAAAGAAACCTAAATGATGATAAATGGAtgttactttacaaaaaaagacatcccTAACGTCCGTGTAGACAGgacagttaaacaaaaaatgtgtccCAATTTCTTGTGActcacacagcaaaaaaaaaatcattcctcCTGCCTCTCTTGGGCTAATGGTATGTTCTTCAGTGCATctgtgcacattttattttgtttaaattatactTCACATAATGTCCCGCACTGCTCATTTTTATGAGACAGtatgttttaattgtttgtttatacCACATAGCAACAGATCATTTTTCTCTATACGTGAAAAACCTTTGACTCCTCACATCCTGAATATCATCATGTAACCTGTTCTGGAAAATGGgtgaaatattgtttaaaaaataaaatagaggtTTTAAATCATTAATCCAGTGATGACCATGTGAAATGTCCTGATTAAATATCTTTTTCGGTTACATATCCAGACTTACTTCACAAGTTTCATGGCTGACTGATAATCCTCGTTCTCCCAAACGTTCTTCTCCAGGCATATTAAATGGAGTTCTCTGATCTGTGACACACAGATAATTCATTTTTACACTATTATTTCAACCCTGAAcgaccttttttttctgcaaaatgatAAAGCTGTGATATCTTGCCTGTTTTCCAAGAGGGTATCGAGGCAATGTTGAGGTCAGAGTGTGGACACACCTCAGGATTGGATAGTAGTTCTTATGGTATTTGTGAAGGTCTTTTATCAGCTTCTGACAAACCTCCTAATTAGAAAAgaaatttaaagcatttattgtGTCCAGGTGTGTGCTCTCATTGTTGGCTATTGCCTGAGGTTTAGAGATAAAACAGAGAATGTACCTTTAAATGAGCGTCATCTGTGAACAGACTCACTTGTTCCTGAGCTTCCTGCTTCTCTACATAcctggaaaaacacacaggttagacttgatttaaaaaggaaaccaaATAATACGAGCTactgaaacacatgaaaaaatggTGTGTTCAGTGCTTGCAGATAAACTAAATGGTTCACAGTTTAATGATTTGTCTGCGAGTCCACTCAGAGATATTGCACACGTTAAAATCAGATTCTGGGTACCTCTTGAACGACGGCAGCTGCCTGATCGTCTCCAAGTCAGTGTGACTGAGCTGCATCACATTCAGCAGAGCCTCCTTCTTCTTGCAGCACAGTATACTGAGAGGCTGAGTGTGAAAGTGCTCCAGCAGGGCCAGCTGCACCAAGACAGAGCGGGAGGTTTGCTTACAAAATGTGCATACCTGAATTAAGATTCTCAAACAAATAGACAAGCGGTACAAACAGAGGACACACTGATGAGACACAAATTGGACAAAGTATTTCGGAGCTGCTCTGTACCTGAATGCCTTTAATGAAGTTTCTCACTGAGAAATCGTGGTAGAGGAAGATGCTGATCAGCACTTGCATCACTTTACCGTTGAGTTTGAAAGGGAAATGATATGTCAGGATcaactggaaacaaaaaaaagaaataaaaaatacaataaacattcTGGGGTTTCATTTACAAGCCACCACAATAGCCAAAGTAACAAAATTTGATTGACATACAGCAAAGCTTCTGTGATCAGTGATACAAACGACAATTCAAACTGACAAACGAGActtagattatactgcatgaatGTTGTGAGAGTTTctaaacggatgttttgatatagttttgctgttgtaaaaaTTAGTCCCCagtgacttcagttcatcaagatttttttttctgcttttggattcttcattcattgAAACCATGCTAGAAAAAGGTTTCTTCTAGAATTGAGTGTAACGTGAGGTAATCATTGGATGATGAAGAATACAAACGTGATAACTCAGAGCATGATTTGAATGTTCACCATATTTcctaaatgtatttcttttctatGTGAGAGTGACAAACTACCTTGTCTATGACTGTGGCCAGGTGCTGTGTACAGGAGAGGGACTGGAAGAGCTCTATGCACAGCAGCGAGGACACAGAGTGGGGCAGCATGTGTTGGATGGTGCTGGGTGACGTGGCGATCCCAAAGATGAACATCAGCGGAAGATGTTCGATGTACCGGCTGTGGAACGGAGAACATATTCAAGGAGGTACTGCTGCAACATTTCCACGCTAACATGGTGATGGATTAACTTTTTCTTCAGTGGGTCACTTGGTAGAAGTTCAAGTGTGAAGGTGGCTACAAAAGCAGACTTATTTCACATTTACAGATCTTGaacttttttattataactCTGTAATCAGGAAGAGGATAATGGAAAGATAAAATCACTTGGAAACTGTTGAATTTTTCCTCTCAAAGTTTCTAATTACCTGCAGATGTGTATAAAGTCCTGAAGAACTTTTGGGTTGAAAGCTTCTAAGTCTTTGAAAATAATTACAACAGGAGGCTGCTGCAGATCATCTCCAACAGCAGAGCTACGCTTTTTTCCAGGAGTAGCAGATTTCTGAAATACAAGTGAAAAGTCCtgtcaggtgattaaaactcTTCATGCACCTAactgcaaatgtaaaataatgcacACTCGTTGTGCTTCATGGTTCCACCCacctttgtttttgtactgtaccAGTCACAGAGTGTACTGAGGGAGCAGTGCACGCTCTTGTGGAGCTGAGCACTGCTCTGCTCagcctcctcctcatcctcatcatccaCAGTCACAACAGCATCCATTAACCTCTCCAGGACCCTCTTCATCAGATGCTTCAATGCTGAAATGATAAAGACAACAatattaaaagcacaaaatgcaATGTTGGGAACATGgcaaaataaagccaatgctGAGCTCAGAGTTCCTTACCTCCGCACTCTTTGGCCTGTACAGAGGCTACATGAGGAGTGACAGACTGCTGGAGCAGGTCAGACAGACTCTGGAAGGTCATGTCATGGTCCGGGACATTCACGCCTTTAGAGGACatcagaggaaaagaaaagcagccaAAATAAGTGACTCTTTGTTGGAGTGGGCTTCAAGAAATCATCCAAAGGGATACCACAAGACTggtgaaaataacaaacacattaaGAGTGTGGGAATGATTTGTTTCCATTATATTCTAAATTGGCTGTTGTTTTGATAATCAATCAGCAATCAGTCACATATTACTGCCTCATCAGCAGCATACCGAGCACGAGAGCCGCTGTAGGAATCTCACTGGCTCTCATCTGTGAGGCCCAGTCACTGTGTTGGCGAGTGGAGGAGCATTTCCTCGTGAAGTCCAGCAAGCTGTCCAAGATGTTCCTGTTGAGCTCATCCTGTAAAACCTAAGAcagcagaaaaatatttgtttaacttgttttttgtaccagtGCACTTCAGCCTCTGGAGGATTTTGATATGAGTGTCACTCTGTTGTCCAAGATGTacctttttcttcatttcttatTGAATTTGGGGTCCATGGTTCATGATGGCTCTGACCTTGGCGTGGCCCtttgttctattttattttatttattgtgagatgtgtgtgttttttatagaTCTGGGATCTCTGATTTTTGATGGCTTCTGCCTGATCTCTCACAAAGTCCCATTTACtatttgatgaaaatgttttgctaCTATTATAACGTACTTCCTGattctacatgtttttttgtattcactGTGTTACACCCTTTTTTGTATCTTGGCATTTTATAACAAGTATGGATCCATTTGTTTGCCTCACAGGGCTCCATCCAGTACTGAAAAACTACAACTCCCAGACAGTGGAGCTCCTACCATCAGGGTTGCACACAGGTGTGTTACATACTGCCAGTGATTAGACTGAGATTGTCACTTGAACCTGCATGCTCGCTGTTGATCGGTGTATGCTCTGATGAAGGTCTGACAGACTGAAAGCTCAGATTAAACTGAAACTCTGCACGGATGTAAGTATGCGGCATTTTAACTACATGTTTGAACCTAATTCAAATGCAGAATTTATTTATGAAACCCTATTTAAGGCGAATTTTACAAGCACCAGTGGGCAAGTGTGTATAAGCATTGAGCTGAGAGGATTGCAGACTGTAACCAGCTGAAAAGTCTCCCAGGTATAGTTTCTTTAGTGTACATTGTTATGGAGTTTTTACTTAGAGCCAAATAATctgcagaggtttcttcctcttcaaaacaaatgggcaggttgatttaaaccagtaaaacactgaataaagcagtttcaggttAAAActaattagtgtttttttgatgctcagtggtcaacaaaaaactAATTGTATCTGTTTAATGACTGTTGTTTCTTGTTGTtattgctgctctgcatgtaATGCTTagctgtgtgttgttgcttCATGCTGCTTGCATGAGTATTTGTGCTAAAATGTTTGTtactgtcattgttttgttctgATGCTCTGCTGTTTCTTGCTGCTGTGTGGCCTGTGTTTTGTCTTAAGAATTCCTGTTAGTTATTGCAATTGCTGTCCTACGGTGCCCTGTTGTCTTTCTTTTATGAACTTTATCACTTTATAAGTTTCAATTTGCCAAAGGACTACTGTTGAAATTATCCAGTTGgctaaaaaatatcacatttacagaaacgttgattaatgtgtgttgtcctaataaataaacaaaactaaattaaatgaaaatgaatgaccctatctagagccaatgtttggtttgtctctttgtctctacTGTAGAAACTTGGTAGATCtgtggatgaggacctgctccttaTCAAAGTCAAATTCTACggtaatgaaattatttttatatttttaacttacataGGAGTTATAAATTGCTATAACATGAGgcaaagtttaatattttacacactttacacactaaGCTGGAATATAGCTAACTCCagcaaaaaactttgtttaaataattaaaagaaaagaaagctccctgatgttttacaaaaattTAAGTTCCCCCCATGCTGAcatttgctttgcatttttatattaattaattaatttcatggGCAATCCTTAAAATATAACGCAGATACAGAATAtcagcaaaaatgccaaatatcagccccaataactGACCAGACCGATAAtctgttattatttaaaacatttcatctaTGTTCAATTTGATGCTtataatgctttaaaaaaataccaaaatcatgacagcagcattttaaataaaacagaaaagatgtTTCCTGGTTAAATGGACACTGTTGTAATGACTTTTCATTGTTGGAGGAGCAACATGTTGCATATTCTtacctctgtgtttgttttaattttgtcccACAGATCCTGACAAAGTTTGAAACGTGTTTCACTGTTCTCACCAGCTTCACAGCCACGGGTGAAATGATCCTCTGTGGGAAAATGGCATCAAGGTG harbors:
- the orc3 gene encoding origin recognition complex subunit 3, encoding MSTSSVSKGCFVFKPSAKKKKTLSLEDHFTRGCEAGENSETRFKLCQDLWDKIKTNTEVLQDELNRNILDSLLDFTRKCSSTRQHSDWASQMRASEIPTAALVLGVNVPDHDMTFQSLSDLLQQSVTPHVASVQAKECGALKHLMKRVLERLMDAVVTVDDEDEEEAEQSSAQLHKSVHCSLSTLCDWYSTKTKKSATPGKKRSSAVGDDLQQPPVVIIFKDLEAFNPKVLQDFIHICSRYIEHLPLMFIFGIATSPSTIQHMLPHSVSSLLCIELFQSLSCTQHLATVIDKLILTYHFPFKLNGKVMQVLISIFLYHDFSVRNFIKGIQLALLEHFHTQPLSILCCKKKEALLNVMQLSHTDLETIRQLPSFKRYVEKQEAQEQVSLFTDDAHLKEVCQKLIKDLHKYHKNYYPILRCVHTLTSTLPRYPLGKQIRELHLICLEKNVWENEDYQSAMKLVKMLAKDELITLLQKCVEILQSAKAKKMKAALVQLEDMLAKFKQLDTVAAEHPPSEEESLTSPVKNLQKKTDLFQLQKTLLEMNESRRSKKLSPFEVLRNEALEFIDSLVKSHLSPPESQTLYEVCYYTSSATVRRHLNATPRTSIQAALSSPYYYLQNESLKTEDGTVSNAAPDICIAYKLHLECGRLINLYDWLEAYATVVSAAEGNNPDSDNFGKVDEVKHARFIRAVSELEFLGFIKSTKQKTDHVARLTWGGC